The Pedobacter roseus genome contains a region encoding:
- a CDS encoding Sec-independent protein translocase subunit TatA/TatB: protein MSAIEIILIGVVVLLIFGGKKLPELMRGIGKSVKEFKDAKNEPPVK from the coding sequence ATGTCTGCAATAGAAATTATTTTAATCGGTGTGGTAGTCCTGTTGATTTTTGGGGGTAAAAAACTACCTGAGTTAATGAGGGGAATAGGGAAGAGCGTTAAGGAATTTAAAGACGCCAAAAACGAACCACCGGTTAAATAA
- a CDS encoding HD domain-containing protein, whose amino-acid sequence MIQLNDFLYGKMELPEVFSDLLETDALKRLAGVHQSGAIFLVNPDISHSRLEHAIGVTMLIRMLGGSELEQIAGLLHDISHTAFSHVGDYVFGNTDEDYHEKVFAEILCKSEIPDVLLKYGYNINQILYGSFAILEQPLPALCADRLDYTLRDGIHGGVISRQRAREFLTAVVLKDGKIAVNNEAEVAWINEAFEKLNNEVFKLPLHLYANGKIAELIKKFLDKGLLVESDLFKTDTMLLNKIRTTYEGYEAIKSIKQLKGFAEFMRHGAVPKIKTRKLDALLV is encoded by the coding sequence ATGATTCAGTTAAATGATTTTTTATATGGCAAAATGGAATTGCCAGAGGTATTTTCTGATCTGTTAGAAACTGATGCTTTAAAAAGGTTAGCGGGCGTACATCAAAGTGGTGCGATATTTTTGGTTAACCCTGATATTTCCCATTCAAGGTTGGAGCACGCCATTGGGGTAACCATGTTAATCAGAATGCTTGGTGGTTCAGAACTGGAGCAGATTGCCGGTTTACTACATGATATTTCGCATACCGCTTTTTCTCATGTGGGCGATTATGTTTTTGGCAACACTGATGAAGATTACCACGAAAAGGTTTTTGCAGAGATTTTGTGTAAATCTGAAATTCCAGATGTTTTATTGAAATATGGGTACAATATTAATCAGATCCTTTATGGAAGTTTTGCAATTTTGGAGCAGCCTTTACCAGCGCTCTGTGCCGACCGTTTAGATTATACCCTGCGTGATGGCATTCATGGTGGTGTGATTTCGCGTCAGCGGGCACGCGAGTTTTTGACCGCTGTGGTTTTAAAAGACGGAAAAATTGCCGTAAATAATGAAGCAGAGGTAGCCTGGATCAACGAAGCATTCGAAAAGTTAAATAATGAAGTTTTTAAATTACCGCTTCACCTTTATGCCAATGGCAAAATAGCAGAACTGATTAAGAAATTTTTGGATAAGGGTTTATTGGTTGAAAGTGATCTGTTTAAAACCGATACCATGTTGTTGAACAAAATTAGGACAACCTACGAGGGGTATGAAGCCATTAAGTCGATTAAACAGTTAAAAGGTTTTGCAGAGTTTATGCGCCATGGCGCCGTACCGAAAATTAAAACCAGGAAACTGGATGCGCTTCTGGTGTAG
- a CDS encoding TetR family transcriptional regulator C-terminal domain-containing protein: MATAQQIRKAYLDYVLTNNEKPKSVYVFVKKLKITEADFYQFFSSFESIEKTIWFELTFETISKIKEQEVWLQYTAREKMLSFFYSYLENLKNERSFVIYSLKNHRGKFSTPDVLAGVKPIFENFAQEIIDEGLDSGELAERRFLTKRYKDALWVQFAFIVNFWINDDSEGFEKSDEAIEKGINVTFDLFQHSPIDNLLEYGKFLSRNGKFADKMRF; this comes from the coding sequence ATGGCAACCGCTCAACAAATCAGAAAAGCATATTTAGATTATGTTTTAACCAACAATGAAAAACCAAAATCGGTTTATGTTTTTGTAAAAAAGCTTAAAATTACCGAGGCGGATTTTTATCAGTTTTTTTCTTCTTTCGAAAGCATAGAGAAAACAATCTGGTTCGAACTTACTTTCGAAACGATCAGTAAAATCAAAGAACAGGAAGTTTGGCTACAGTATACAGCCAGAGAAAAAATGCTTTCTTTCTTTTACAGCTATCTGGAAAACCTGAAAAACGAAAGAAGTTTTGTGATTTATAGTTTAAAAAATCACCGTGGAAAATTTTCTACACCCGATGTACTCGCCGGGGTAAAACCGATTTTCGAAAACTTTGCACAGGAGATTATCGATGAAGGTTTAGACAGCGGTGAGCTTGCTGAACGCCGTTTTTTAACTAAAAGATATAAAGATGCGTTGTGGGTCCAGTTTGCTTTTATTGTTAATTTCTGGATCAATGATGACAGCGAAGGTTTTGAAAAAAGCGACGAAGCGATAGAAAAAGGCATCAATGTTACTTTTGATCTTTTTCAGCACTCACCAATCGATAATTTATTGGAATATGGCAAGTTTTTATCAAGAAATGGGAAGTTTGCAGATAAGATGAGGTTTTAA
- a CDS encoding ABC1 kinase family protein, translating to MKTQKSIPTTKVERSAKFVKTGIQIGGNYIKHYSKKLFNPEMDREQLNEDNATDIYKSLSELKGSALKIAQMLSMDKNILPKSYVDKFTQSQYNAPPLSGPLIVRTFTKNFGKTPENIYDSFNLASSNAASIGQVHQATLNGKKLAVKIQYPGVGDSISSDLKLVKPFAFRLLGMSERELSIYIKEVEERLLEETDYELEVRRSIEFSEACKNLDHVVFPKYYPELSGKRIITMDWIDGLHLKEFLQTNPSQELRNKIGQALWDFYNFQQHELRAVHADPHPGNFMITPDENLGVIDFGCIKEMPDDFYYPFFSLISTDVINDKNKTIDAFRKLDMIHSDDTPEQVEFYYKSYREMISLFAKPYTSATFDFSKPDFFEQLYLYGEKISKMPEFKQARGVKHFIYVNRTNFGLYTILHELKATVKTDTFKPHVE from the coding sequence ATGAAAACACAAAAAAGTATTCCGACTACCAAGGTAGAACGTTCAGCGAAATTTGTTAAAACCGGTATCCAGATCGGGGGCAATTATATTAAACATTATTCTAAAAAACTGTTTAATCCAGAAATGGACCGCGAGCAGCTTAACGAGGATAATGCCACTGACATTTATAAATCGTTAAGTGAATTAAAAGGCAGTGCCTTAAAAATTGCACAAATGCTGAGTATGGATAAAAATATCCTGCCAAAATCTTATGTAGATAAATTTACCCAGTCGCAGTACAATGCCCCACCCCTTTCGGGTCCGTTGATTGTACGCACTTTTACTAAGAATTTCGGTAAAACACCAGAAAATATTTACGACAGCTTTAATTTAGCATCGAGCAATGCGGCTTCAATCGGCCAGGTGCATCAAGCTACGCTTAATGGTAAAAAACTTGCAGTTAAAATTCAATACCCAGGTGTGGGTGATAGCATTTCATCTGATTTAAAATTGGTGAAACCTTTTGCCTTCCGTTTATTGGGCATGTCGGAAAGGGAACTGAGCATTTACATTAAAGAGGTTGAAGAACGCTTGCTGGAAGAAACTGATTATGAACTGGAGGTAAGGCGTTCGATCGAATTTTCTGAAGCCTGTAAAAACCTCGATCATGTGGTATTCCCGAAATATTATCCTGAATTATCAGGAAAAAGGATTATTACCATGGATTGGATTGATGGCCTGCATTTAAAAGAGTTTTTACAAACCAATCCCTCCCAGGAACTCAGGAATAAAATCGGGCAGGCTTTGTGGGATTTCTACAATTTCCAACAGCACGAATTAAGAGCTGTACATGCCGATCCACACCCTGGCAATTTTATGATCACGCCCGACGAAAATCTTGGCGTAATCGATTTTGGCTGTATTAAAGAAATGCCGGATGATTTTTATTATCCGTTTTTTTCTCTGATCTCCACCGATGTGATCAATGATAAGAACAAAACCATTGATGCGTTTAGGAAGCTGGATATGATACATTCGGACGATACTCCGGAACAGGTTGAATTTTATTATAAATCGTACCGCGAAATGATCAGTTTGTTTGCCAAGCCTTATACCAGCGCCACATTTGATTTTAGCAAGCCTGATTTTTTTGAGCAGTTATATTTATATGGCGAAAAGATTTCGAAAATGCCTGAATTTAAACAGGCACGTGGGGTAAAACATTTTATTTACGTTAACCGGACCAATTTTGGTTTGTATACCATTTTGCACGAATTAAAGGCAACGGTTAAAACGGATACTTTTAAACCTCATGTTGAGTAA
- a CDS encoding response regulator has protein sequence MKKKVVLVQDNKDILDIMDQVLEEEGYDVTASLTTEPIEKIDEIAPDVVIVDDHIKGKKKGSEVIKELKSDPETEDVSAVLTSTSNNLPQQAEDCKADDYIEKPFDIDHMVEVVKKNT, from the coding sequence ATGAAGAAAAAGGTTGTACTTGTTCAGGATAATAAAGATATCTTAGATATTATGGACCAGGTATTGGAAGAAGAAGGTTATGATGTTACCGCATCGTTAACAACCGAACCTATAGAAAAAATAGATGAAATAGCACCTGATGTTGTAATTGTGGATGATCACATCAAAGGCAAAAAGAAAGGATCGGAAGTGATTAAAGAACTTAAATCTGACCCTGAAACGGAAGATGTATCGGCCGTATTAACCTCCACATCAAATAACTTACCTCAACAGGCCGAAGATTGCAAAGCCGACGATTATATTGAAAAACCATTTGATATCGATCACATGGTTGAAGTGGTGAAGAAAAATACTTAA
- a CDS encoding GIN domain-containing protein codes for MKTSIKTLIATSLTAIVLSSAVFATSVSATEKEPVTISKISAFKRISVKGNVELTIVQRNAAGVSYTDENTGTAKIMQDGDNLKITSTSTDKTKLTVYVNDIYRIEASENAVVKTEGKLKTKYLQIFLKGNAHAEINTSTEGLYTVIADEADLKLSGSTDNHTLVMGNSQKLTIDRFAALKTNISSIETVAIEKEIAAIN; via the coding sequence ATGAAAACCTCAATCAAAACCCTAATCGCAACATCCTTAACAGCAATCGTTTTATCTTCTGCTGTATTTGCAACAAGTGTATCGGCAACTGAAAAAGAGCCTGTAACGATTTCTAAAATATCGGCTTTTAAAAGAATTTCTGTAAAAGGAAATGTAGAGCTTACCATTGTTCAGCGAAATGCAGCTGGTGTTTCTTATACTGACGAGAATACCGGAACAGCAAAAATTATGCAGGATGGTGATAATTTAAAGATTACATCGACCAGCACTGATAAAACTAAATTAACTGTTTATGTAAACGATATCTACAGAATAGAAGCTTCAGAAAATGCTGTTGTTAAAACTGAAGGAAAATTAAAAACAAAATACTTACAGATCTTTTTAAAAGGAAATGCCCATGCTGAAATCAATACAAGTACTGAAGGTTTATATACCGTAATTGCTGATGAGGCAGATTTGAAATTAAGCGGATCAACCGATAACCATACTTTGGTAATGGGTAACTCTCAAAAATTAACCATTGATAGATTTGCAGCTTTGAAAACCAATATCAGCTCGATAGAAACGGTTGCCATAGAAAAAGAAATTGCAGCAATTAACTAA
- a CDS encoding GAF domain-containing protein, with amino-acid sequence MNTNVIQIHKNECIHCQVESSLSFRPLVEYLKGRLKTEKSVKSEFYRFLLQKIEKDDVLLGNISAEELSKYKDTLELIFTILTPLMDNEDDLFWALSTPIPDQIFFSTNAFYKFFKDHDPKNKVTKDNEPVEKKQLKFIYNVILGRFYNFTPVLKNEIIYAHINPETKLTQYYNIQTDTKFVDILHKGDLPELNFEELGMHFQSETELEYLVEHLPLNNFHFEGFSIISITDVTLQHAIDGIRDALVNHNYQTEAYKHVIHALKTLSGNGKVEFGLMPFLTVNNKLVFDNQEFSQSMLINSAKSSNLEEEVFYSLVEKYKENPRAIFVSAINDDQISKDPFLRVLKEAGVCSYSVLPIYYNNQLAGVLEVYSEEEVLVDDKLLSRLRPAMPLIGQLFQYSIEEFDAKMDEVLMDKFTALQPSVQWKFNEAVWHFLQNSGNQKLKEIETITFKHMYPLFGAIDIRNSTIERNKALKDDMEVQLNSLIDTLKAIRKHVSLELTDKLLFNCKDWIKRIGDFASSNEENKLNEFLEIEVYPFLSIIKGNYPATAEFVDQYFEVIVPQTGAAFANRRQLEVSMQLINTEVSQYLEKSQANLQASYPCYFAKFRTDGVEYDIYIGQEIAPDKPFDLLYLKNIRLWQLTSMVDIARLSKGLISDMPRSLETTQLIFIHSNAIDISFRNDERRFDVEGAYNIRYEVVKKRIDKVLIKGTTERLTQPHKIAMVYFNPEEAKEYTEYIKYMQVQGYLNDDLEELELDELQGVSGLKALRVGVKYLENKTTAKTDAAKKLKPKELKSIEKEIAKVLQR; translated from the coding sequence ATGAATACCAATGTAATACAGATACATAAAAACGAATGTATACATTGCCAGGTAGAATCATCTCTGTCTTTCCGCCCCCTTGTGGAGTATTTAAAAGGCAGGTTGAAAACAGAAAAATCAGTAAAATCAGAATTTTACAGGTTTTTACTTCAAAAAATTGAAAAAGACGATGTGCTGCTTGGCAACATCAGTGCAGAAGAATTATCCAAATACAAAGATACCTTAGAATTAATTTTTACCATTCTAACCCCTTTAATGGATAACGAAGATGATTTGTTTTGGGCTTTAAGTACCCCGATTCCTGATCAGATTTTCTTCAGTACCAATGCATTCTATAAATTTTTTAAGGATCACGATCCTAAAAATAAAGTAACGAAAGATAACGAGCCGGTTGAGAAAAAACAGCTAAAATTTATCTACAATGTTATTTTAGGTCGGTTTTATAATTTTACTCCGGTACTGAAAAACGAGATTATTTATGCCCATATCAATCCCGAAACTAAGCTTACGCAATACTATAATATCCAAACGGATACCAAATTTGTAGATATCCTGCATAAAGGCGATCTGCCTGAGCTTAATTTCGAAGAACTAGGCATGCATTTTCAGAGCGAAACCGAACTGGAATACTTAGTGGAGCATTTGCCATTAAATAATTTTCATTTCGAAGGGTTCAGCATTATCTCCATAACAGATGTTACGCTGCAACATGCCATTGATGGTATTCGCGATGCGCTGGTTAATCATAATTATCAAACGGAGGCCTACAAACACGTTATACATGCCTTAAAAACGCTAAGTGGCAACGGAAAGGTTGAATTTGGTTTAATGCCATTTTTAACTGTGAATAACAAACTGGTTTTCGATAACCAGGAATTTTCGCAGAGCATGCTGATCAATTCAGCGAAATCATCCAATCTCGAAGAGGAAGTTTTTTATTCGCTGGTAGAAAAATATAAGGAAAATCCACGTGCAATCTTTGTAAGTGCGATTAATGACGATCAAATCAGCAAAGATCCATTTTTAAGGGTTTTAAAAGAAGCTGGTGTTTGTTCTTATTCTGTGCTGCCGATCTATTACAACAACCAATTAGCTGGTGTTTTAGAGGTGTATTCGGAGGAAGAAGTACTGGTTGATGATAAATTGTTGTCGAGATTGCGTCCGGCCATGCCTTTAATCGGTCAGCTTTTCCAATACAGTATCGAAGAGTTTGATGCCAAAATGGATGAGGTGCTGATGGATAAGTTTACCGCTTTGCAACCTTCTGTACAGTGGAAATTTAACGAGGCCGTTTGGCATTTCCTTCAAAATAGTGGCAATCAGAAGTTAAAGGAAATTGAAACCATCACCTTTAAACACATGTATCCCTTATTTGGTGCAATTGATATCCGTAATTCGACCATAGAGCGTAACAAAGCTTTAAAGGATGATATGGAAGTGCAGTTAAACAGTTTAATTGATACTTTAAAGGCCATCCGTAAGCATGTTTCGTTAGAACTTACCGATAAACTTTTGTTCAACTGTAAAGATTGGATTAAACGCATCGGTGATTTTGCTTCTTCAAATGAAGAAAATAAGCTAAATGAGTTTTTAGAAATAGAGGTTTATCCGTTTTTATCGATTATAAAGGGGAACTACCCTGCAACTGCAGAATTTGTAGACCAGTACTTCGAAGTAATTGTGCCTCAAACAGGTGCTGCCTTTGCCAACCGCAGGCAACTGGAAGTGTCGATGCAATTAATCAATACTGAAGTAAGTCAATACCTCGAAAAATCGCAGGCAAATTTACAGGCTTCATATCCTTGTTATTTTGCTAAATTCAGGACAGATGGGGTAGAATACGACATTTATATTGGTCAGGAAATTGCACCTGATAAACCTTTTGATCTGTTGTATTTAAAAAATATCCGTTTATGGCAGTTAACTTCCATGGTGGATATTGCACGTTTATCAAAAGGATTAATCAGTGATATGCCACGTTCATTGGAAACTACACAGTTGATTTTCATCCACTCTAATGCGATCGATATCAGTTTCAGAAACGATGAACGCCGTTTTGATGTAGAAGGTGCTTACAATATCCGTTACGAAGTAGTGAAAAAACGCATCGATAAAGTATTGATTAAAGGTACTACCGAACGTTTAACGCAGCCACACAAAATTGCGATGGTTTATTTCAATCCTGAAGAAGCCAAAGAATATACCGAGTACATCAAGTACATGCAGGTTCAGGGTTATTTAAACGACGATTTGGAAGAATTAGAATTAGATGAACTGCAAGGTGTTTCTGGCTTAAAAGCTTTAAGGGTAGGTGTGAAATATTTAGAGAATAAAACAACTGCCAAAACTGATGCTGCAAAAAAGCTTAAGCCTAAAGAGTTAAAATCTATCGAGAAAGAAATAGCTAAAGTGTTACAGCGATAA
- a CDS encoding BamA/TamA family outer membrane protein, producing the protein MIKRFTLFTILFLINYIAFAQDDVKYRVILFGDAGEMNPAQMQDLKNAAKQILPKKTTVVYLGDNIYPTGMGLPGSLEEEETKKILRSQFEPMRKMGAAVYFVPGNHDWDKSGPKGLAKIKAQGDFLAAQNDPLLKLIPGNGCPDPVAIKLTDKLTIIAYDSEWWLFPYNKSNPDGDCDCRTKDEVVVKMEQLLEENKDKVILLASHHPFQSYGPHGGYFNLRNHLFPLTSLNKNLYIPLPVLGSVYPLLRSTLLSPEDLNHPAYKDMIKSVTGVFGDYPNVTYVAGHEHGLQLIKGKQLQIISGSGSKVSPNKEGKTSLFHEMQQGYVVADQLKNNDMRYEYYIYSDTSVKRVYSYIKKFEAIPKKVRNRDKPITADSIFVRIKPEYDSVGRFHRYVFGENYRKEYAEKTKVPVLRISQMMGGLKATQRGGGNQSRSLRLEDKDGKEYVLRSVEKYPEVLLPAALRETFAKDVIKDNMSAQHPFSALVVPDLAKAAGIAHSNPIIGWVSPDDNLGEFEPAFANTLCLFEEREPTGDSDNSPKMDRKLTDDNDNKLDGPSWVRARAFDVLLGDWDRHEDQWRWKATKTKDGQIYTPVPRDRDQVFFRSDGFLQRYTQSSSLLPMMQGYERGIQNINWFLWEGREISSRWTADIDEKEFDQIVKDFCANYNDAVFEKALKKLPEPSYSLHHDAFLAQLRNRIATLPKLMNQYYHFFNRIVDIEVTNKNELIQITDADDNGLRVKINKISKEGNIKDELFDRKFDPKVTKEIRVYMHNGNDSLILNNKNSNIKIRIIGGKGNKVYDFANSNSLVRLYGRKDKATYNGEDTDKIRKIISNDTSNFSYIPKDMYRRNSWLINAGYNQDDGILLGLIYKQTNPGFRKQPYGNSQTVSFLHSFSTRAFRFNYKGEWLKALGKGDIVVKADAFAPNNTQNFFGLGNETHFDEHGDDIRYYRARYNLYQVDAAIRWRRPKSSFSVGPSWQYYKYNKEDNDGRFIENPSLLHSSDSLTVRNEKMFAGAFINFTNNTRDNDLLPTLGSYVDFKLLGYKGVNQYSNSYGQFTASIALYKNLDGRKNFILADRFGGGVTVGKPAFYQALYLGGQGNLLGYRQFRFAGEHTFYNNLELRAKLGDLVSYVLPGQIGLLGFYDVGRVWKRDEPSTIWHHGVGGGVYFAPASLTVVRFVMGHSSDGWYPYVSLNFRY; encoded by the coding sequence ATGATTAAAAGATTTACCCTTTTTACCATCTTATTTTTAATCAACTACATTGCCTTTGCACAGGATGATGTAAAATACCGTGTAATTCTTTTTGGCGACGCAGGCGAAATGAACCCTGCCCAGATGCAGGATTTAAAAAATGCTGCAAAACAGATCTTACCTAAAAAAACAACCGTAGTTTACCTGGGTGATAACATTTACCCAACAGGAATGGGGCTGCCAGGTAGTTTGGAAGAAGAAGAGACCAAAAAAATATTACGCTCGCAGTTCGAGCCGATGCGTAAAATGGGAGCCGCAGTTTATTTTGTACCCGGCAACCACGACTGGGATAAATCCGGGCCTAAAGGCCTTGCCAAAATTAAAGCACAGGGCGATTTCCTTGCTGCCCAAAATGACCCTTTGTTAAAATTGATTCCCGGAAACGGATGTCCAGATCCCGTAGCAATAAAACTTACAGATAAACTAACCATTATTGCTTATGATAGTGAATGGTGGCTTTTTCCATATAATAAATCCAATCCAGATGGCGATTGCGACTGCCGCACCAAAGACGAAGTAGTTGTAAAAATGGAGCAATTGCTCGAAGAAAACAAAGATAAAGTGATCCTTTTGGCTTCGCACCATCCGTTTCAGAGTTACGGTCCGCATGGGGGCTATTTTAATTTAAGAAACCACCTTTTTCCATTAACCTCATTAAATAAAAACCTTTACATTCCTTTACCAGTTCTAGGTTCCGTTTATCCTTTGCTGCGCTCCACTTTGTTAAGTCCCGAAGATTTAAACCATCCCGCCTATAAGGATATGATTAAATCAGTAACCGGTGTGTTTGGCGATTATCCAAACGTAACCTATGTTGCCGGGCATGAGCATGGACTTCAGTTAATAAAAGGAAAACAATTGCAGATCATCAGTGGCTCGGGTTCAAAAGTATCGCCAAATAAAGAAGGTAAAACCTCTCTTTTTCACGAAATGCAGCAAGGTTACGTAGTAGCCGATCAGTTAAAAAATAATGATATGCGCTACGAATATTACATCTATTCGGATACCAGCGTTAAACGAGTTTACAGTTATATTAAAAAATTTGAGGCCATCCCTAAAAAGGTGCGCAACAGGGATAAACCGATTACTGCCGATAGCATTTTCGTTCGTATTAAACCTGAATACGATAGCGTAGGCCGTTTTCACCGTTACGTTTTCGGCGAAAATTACCGTAAAGAATACGCTGAAAAAACAAAAGTTCCTGTGCTGCGGATTTCTCAGATGATGGGTGGTTTAAAAGCAACCCAACGTGGTGGCGGTAACCAATCGCGATCGTTGCGTTTAGAAGATAAAGACGGCAAAGAATATGTATTGCGCAGCGTAGAAAAATATCCCGAAGTACTTTTGCCCGCTGCCTTACGCGAAACTTTTGCCAAAGATGTTATTAAAGATAACATGTCGGCACAACATCCCTTTTCGGCTTTGGTAGTACCCGATCTGGCCAAAGCAGCTGGTATTGCGCACAGTAATCCAATTATCGGCTGGGTTTCTCCGGATGATAATTTAGGAGAATTTGAGCCTGCTTTTGCCAATACGCTTTGTTTATTTGAAGAGCGTGAACCTACCGGAGATTCAGACAATTCTCCAAAAATGGATAGAAAGCTAACTGACGATAACGACAATAAGCTGGATGGACCATCATGGGTGAGGGCAAGGGCATTTGACGTACTATTAGGCGATTGGGACAGACACGAAGACCAATGGCGCTGGAAAGCAACCAAAACCAAAGACGGTCAGATTTATACCCCGGTTCCGAGAGACCGCGATCAGGTATTTTTCAGATCTGATGGTTTTTTACAGCGTTATACACAATCTTCTTCTTTATTACCGATGATGCAGGGCTACGAACGTGGCATCCAGAATATCAATTGGTTTTTGTGGGAAGGAAGGGAAATTAGCAGTCGTTGGACAGCCGACATTGATGAAAAAGAATTTGATCAGATTGTAAAAGATTTTTGCGCAAACTATAACGATGCTGTTTTCGAAAAAGCATTGAAAAAACTGCCTGAGCCTAGTTATTCATTACACCATGATGCATTTTTGGCCCAGTTACGCAACAGAATCGCCACTTTGCCTAAACTAATGAATCAATATTACCACTTCTTTAACCGCATTGTGGATATCGAGGTGACCAATAAAAATGAGCTGATCCAGATCACCGATGCAGATGACAATGGTTTACGGGTGAAAATCAATAAAATTTCAAAGGAAGGGAATATTAAAGACGAACTCTTCGACAGGAAATTTGATCCCAAAGTAACTAAAGAAATCAGGGTGTATATGCACAACGGAAACGATAGCCTGATCCTGAACAATAAAAACTCAAACATTAAAATCCGGATTATTGGTGGTAAAGGCAATAAAGTGTACGATTTTGCCAATAGCAACAGTTTGGTAAGGTTATATGGCAGAAAAGATAAAGCCACCTACAATGGAGAAGATACGGATAAGATCAGAAAAATAATCTCTAACGACACCTCGAATTTCAGTTACATTCCTAAAGATATGTACCGCCGTAACTCGTGGTTAATCAACGCAGGTTACAATCAGGATGATGGAATATTGTTGGGTTTAATTTACAAACAAACCAATCCTGGATTCAGGAAACAACCTTATGGCAATTCGCAAACCGTTTCTTTTCTCCATTCTTTCTCTACAAGAGCTTTTAGGTTCAATTATAAAGGCGAATGGTTAAAAGCATTGGGTAAAGGTGATATTGTGGTAAAAGCCGATGCCTTTGCACCAAATAATACACAGAATTTCTTTGGTTTGGGCAACGAAACGCACTTTGATGAACATGGTGACGATATCAGGTATTATCGCGCACGTTACAACCTCTATCAGGTTGATGCTGCTATCAGGTGGCGCCGCCCTAAATCCAGTTTTAGTGTTGGCCCATCATGGCAATATTATAAATATAATAAAGAAGACAACGACGGGCGTTTTATCGAGAATCCATCACTTTTGCATTCTTCCGATTCATTGACCGTTCGTAACGAAAAGATGTTTGCAGGTGCATTTATTAATTTTACTAATAATACCCGCGATAACGACCTGCTGCCAACCCTGGGCAGTTATGTAGATTTTAAACTCCTGGGTTATAAAGGCGTTAACCAATATTCTAACTCTTACGGACAATTTACTGCGAGTATTGCACTGTATAAAAACCTGGATGGCAGAAAAAACTTCATTTTGGCAGATCGTTTTGGCGGTGGAGTAACCGTGGGTAAACCAGCCTTTTACCAGGCGCTTTATCTGGGCGGACAGGGCAATTTGCTCGGTTATCGCCAGTTTAGGTTTGCAGGTGAACATACTTTTTATAACAATCTGGAGCTTAGGGCCAAACTTGGCGACCTGGTAAGTTATGTTTTACCCGGACAAATTGGCTTATTGGGTTTTTATGATGTAGGTAGGGTATGGAAACGTGACGAACCATCAACAATATGGCACCACGGCGTAGGAGGGGGTGTTTATTTTGCACCGGCATCACTCACAGTTGTGCGATTTGTGATGGGACACTCCTCTGATGGCTGGTATCCTTACGTATCCCTTAACTTTAGGTACTAA